One Malania oleifera isolate guangnan ecotype guangnan chromosome 10, ASM2987363v1, whole genome shotgun sequence genomic region harbors:
- the LOC131166211 gene encoding rho GTPase-activating protein 3 yields MTRLFRSKSCGLGVRATGFDPAPPSPSLYLSNDDDQCEDEDGEEEDEEEEEFYHSGPISTPLISPASCGERREQQSHQQYPILALLVAALRKSLVTCSVDREDLSSGDIGWPTDVRHVSHVTFDRFNGFLGLPLEFQPDVPTRVPSASASVFGVSARSMQCSYDRRGNSIPTILLLMQKRLYAAGGLQAEGIFRINAENGQEEHVRNQLNKGIVPPGIDVHCLAGLIKAWFRELPSGVLDFLSPEQVMHCNTEDDCTELVKLLPPTEAALLDWAVNLMADVVENEHYNKMNARNIAMVFAPNMTQMADPLTALIHAVQVMNFLKTLITKTLHQREKSAAKARVISSCAGSPRDNGDTYPLVSNRGTTLDQTLDGRGHEGPAVDNHQTATINADRLELDMEKGLWNDLGGEIEIESVSDGSTGCTAVGCEKETSKDCGSEYDRGEFEGIFYRLSLSKGVRKLCRHPVFQLSKPAKKTRGLGIVNTRGGGGEAWA; encoded by the exons ATGACTCGGCTATTCCGATCTAAATCGTGTGGACTAGGCGTCAGAGCCACCGGGTTCGACCCGGCGCCTCCGAgtccctctctctatctctctaacgACGACGATCAATGCGAAGACGAAGACGGGGAGGAGGAAGACGAAGAGGAAGAGGAGTTCTACCACAGTGGTCCCATCTCTACGCCACTGATTAGTCCGGCATCGTGCGGCGAGCGCAGAGAGCAACAAAGCCACCAGCAGTACCCAATCCTGGCTCTTCTGGTGGCGGCGCTCAGGAAGTCGCTGGTCACGTGCAGCGTGGACAGGGAGGACCTCTCGTCCGGGGACATCGGCTGGCCCACCGACGTCCGCCACGTCTCGCACGTGACCTTCGACCGCTTCAATGGCTTCCTGGGTTTGCCCCTCGAGTTTCAGCCTGACGTCCCCACCAGGGTTCCCAGCGCCAG TGCGAGTGTGTTTGGAGTTTCTGCCAGGTCCATGCAGTGTTCTTATGATCGTAGAGGGAACAGCATCCCCACAATTCTTCTTCTGATGCAGAAGCGCTTATATGCAGCAGGAGGTCTCCAA GCAGAAGGAATTTTTCGAATCAATGCTGAGAATGGTCAAGAGGAGCACGTCCGGAACCAGCTCAACAAAGGCATTGTGCCCCCTGGAATTGATGTTCATTGTTTGGCAGGATTAATAAAG GCATGGTTTAGAGAACTTCCTTCGGGAGTACTTGATTTTCTTTCACCAGAGCAGGTGATGCACTGCAATACAGAAGATGATTGTACTGAGCTGGTAAAGTTGCTTCCTCCAACCGAAGCTGCATTGCTCGACTGGGCCGTCAATTTAATGGCAGATGTTGTGGAAAACGAGCATTACAACAAGATGAATGCCCGGAACATTGCAATGGTTTTTGCACCCAACATGACTCAG ATGGCTGATCCTTTGACTGCATTGATTCATGCAGTACAAGTCAtgaacttccttaagactctGATTACGAAAACGCTTCACCAGCGGGAAAAATCAGCTGCCAAGGCTCGAGTGATCTCATCATGTGCAGGTTCTCCCCGAGACAATGGTGACACCTATCCTTTAGTCTCAAACAGGGGAACTACCTTAGACCAAACCTTGGACGGCCGTGGCCATGAAGGACCTGCCGTAGATAATCATCAGACGGCCACCATTAATGCAGACAGACTGGAACTCGACATGGAGAAAGGATTATGGAACGACTTAGGAGGGGAAATCGAGATCGAGTCCGTTTCAGATGGCAGCACAGGCTGTACAGCAGTTGGGTGTGAAAAGGAGACCTCAAAAGATTGTGGGAGTGAATATGATAGAGGAGAATTTGAGGGGATATTTTATAGGCTAAGTTTGAGCAAAGGGGTGAGGAAGCTATGCAGGCATCCTGTGTTCCAGTTGAGTAAGCCGGCTAAGAAGACTAGAGGACTTGGGATTGTAAATACTAGGGGTGGGGGTGGAGAAGCCTGGGCATGA
- the LOC131166720 gene encoding uncharacterized protein LOC131166720, with protein sequence MVEEMEVLYKSQVRGLMELPEREIGYKWVIILWFYVSDMPIVGKVLTKVNQSETLLRKEVDIKVLSATKSVLGLEIHKVKVTRRLGLSRGGFRDQVLVRFSMVDVKSVTSTPLANLSKQSTAQYTRMDSDVRVVSKVSYTNVVGYFGRQ encoded by the exons atggtggaggagatggaggtacTCTATAAGAGTCAGGTGAGGGGGTTAATGGAGCTCCCAGAGAGGGAGATAGGTTACAAGTGGGTGATTATTCTGtggttttatgtgagtgacatgccgATTGTTGGAAAGGTTCTGACTAAGGTAAATCAGTCAGAGACTCtattgagaaaggaagttgacataaAGGTGTTGAGTGCTACCAAAagtgttcttgggttggagattcacaAGGTTAAAGTTACaaggagattgggattatctcgAG gtggttttaGGGATCAGGTTttggtgaggtttagcatggttgatgttaAATCGGTCACCAGTACACCATTGGCGAATCTAAGTAAACAGTCTACTGCTCAATACACAAGGATGGATAGTGATGTTCGGgtcgtgtcaaaggtttcctacacCAATGTAGTTGGGTATTTCGGTAGGCAATAG